A window of Platichthys flesus chromosome 23, fPlaFle2.1, whole genome shotgun sequence contains these coding sequences:
- the usp18 gene encoding ubl carboxyl-terminal hydrolase 18 isoform X1, with product MLSRFYSYITARDLQNEMRGLSNYLLSCCVNTLLQTLSATWELSGLLERWDSAGVRADSHNVPLELKKVLSAMKSDHRHNTPHRDFLNCLDRNNFRLCVQHDADEVFLSILNFMQQQMDDKALALEIQKLYKVSVETRLQCLECSCIQTQTSFQLSLHLHVKEDHNSLEGCISSFLEDQELRGRDCCFCAQCERKTPSKRDVKLLSLPRILCMHLKRYRSSRGGIRKLDCRVTFPETFDFSEIARGGFSRDFAQDEYTYTLYAVVVHSGGTMGGHYTAYVRHRGNQQWYYADDSHVERVSWERVQGTYGKYYGGTAYMLMYRRSSKEEGRQPEFSG from the exons ATGTTATCCAGGTTTTATTCTTATATTACAGCAAGGGACCTTCAAAACG AAATGAGAGGCCTCAGCAACTACCTGCTGTCCTGCTGTGTGAACACTCTGCTGCAGACCCTCTCTGCGACCTGGGAGCTGTCAGGTCTGCTGGAAAG GTGGGATTCAGCTGGTGTGAGAGCAGACAGTCATAACGTCCCCCTGGAGTTGAAGAAAGTCCTCTCAGCCATGAAGAGCGACCATCGGCACAACACTCCACATCGGGACTTCCTCAACTGTCTGGACAGAAACAATTTTCGAC TTTGTGTGCAGCACGACGCCGACGAAgtcttcctctccatcctgaacttcatgcagcagcagatggacGACAAAGCACTG GCTCTGGAAATCCAGAAGCTGTACAAGGTTTCTGTGGAAACTCGGCTGCAGTGTTTGGAGTGCAGCTGCATCCAGACTCAGACCAGCTTCCAGCTCAGCCTGCATCTGCACGTGAAGGAGGATCACAACTCTCTG GAAGGTTGCATATCCTCCTTCTTAGAGGATCAGGAGTTAAGGGGCAGAGATTGCTGCTTTTGTGCACAATGTGAAAGAAAGACTCCGTCCAAACGG GATGTCAAGCTGCTCTCTTTGCCTCGTATCTTGTGCATGCACCTGAAGCGGTACCGGAGCAGCCGTGGTGGCATCAGAAAACTGGATTGCAGGGTGACCTTTCCAGAGACCTTTGACTTCTCTGAGATCGCTAGAGGTGGATTCTCCAGAGACTTTGCCCAG GATGAGTATACCTACACTTTGTACGCAGTGGTTGTGCACTCTGGTGGTACAATGGGTGGGCACTACACTGCCTACGTTCGTCATAGGGGTAACCAGCAATGGTACTATGCAGACGACAGCCACGTAGAAAGG GTTTCCTGGGAACGTGTGCAGGGAACATATGGAAAATATTATGG CGGCACAGCGTACATGTTAATGTACAGAAGAAGTTCCAAAGAGGAGGGACGACAACCTGAATTCTCCGGATAG
- the pex26 gene encoding peroxisome assembly protein 26 has product MLNMLEAAAEQMVVHRDFQAAFDTCDRSLQSLCGPEAEDSRSAEFKAGFCTIGIQALAELNQWPGVLPWVLQQYELQEKIPAKIMQMCILLYSKVGEPAVMQEAARVWLHCPSNSKASGFGTVAELHLLHVLVPLGRTDEARELIVGEVGGRAFTEDQRRTALDVVDEREQQNLEPTLNPGGEPNSAHSVSNKGAVVHKLTAMLRFLYKKLFMTGSGSFSLRRIFVAAVLVYMLLLRMDPARPSSFLWISKLLELLKQMWSTMVAPYYHSLTQRKGL; this is encoded by the exons ATGCTCAACATGCTGGAAGCGGCTGCAGAGCAAATGGTGGTTCACAGAGATTTCCAGGCAGCGTTTGACACATGTGACAGAAGTCTGCAGAGTCTCTGCGGCCCGGAGGCCGAGGACAGCCG GTCCGCAGAGTTCAAGGCTGGTTTCTGCACCATAGGGATCCAAGCCCTGGCTGAGCTCAACCAGTGGCCCGGTGTCCTCCCCTGGGTCCTGCAGCAATACGAGCTCCAGGAGAAGATACCTGCAAAGATCATGCAGATGTG CATACTTCTTTACTCGAAGGTGGGGGAGCCTGCTGTGATGCAGGAGGCAGCCAGAGTTTGGTTACACTGCCCGTCCAACAGCAAAGCGTCAGGGTTCGGAACAGTGGCAGAACTGCACCTGCTGCACGTCCTTGTCCCTCTCGGGCGCACGGACGAGGCTCGCGAATTGATTGTTGGCGAGGTCGGGGGACGGGCGTTCACGGAAGACCAGAGACGGACAGCGCTGGATGTTGTAGATGAAAGGGAGCAACAGAATCTAGAGCCAACTCTAAATCCTGGTGGCGAACCAAACTCTGCACATAGTGTCTCAAATAAAG GTGCTGTCGTCCATAAACTCACAGCGATGCTCCGTTTTTTATACAAAAAACTTTTTATGACCGGCTCTGGCTCTTTCTCTCTGCGGAGAATCTTTGTGGCAGCCGTCCTTGTCTACATGCTCTTACTTCGAATGGATCCAG CTCGCCCATCATCATTCCTGTGGATTTCCAAACTTCTTGAGCTGCTCAAACAGATGTGGAGCACCATGGTTGCACCGTACTACCATTCTCTCACTCAGCGCAAAGGACTGTGA
- the usp18 gene encoding ubl carboxyl-terminal hydrolase 18 isoform X2 — MLSRFYSYITARDLQNEMRGLSNYLLSCCVNTLLQTLSATWELSGLLERWDSAGVRADSHNVPLELKKVLSAMKSDHRHNTPHRDFLNCLDRNNFRLCVQHDADEVFLSILNFMQQQMDDKALALEIQKLYKVSVETRLQCLECSCIQTQTSFQLSLHLHVKEDHNSLEGCISSFLEDQELRGRDCCFCAQCERKTPSKRDVKLLSLPRILCMHLKRYRSSRGGIRKLDCRVTFPETFDFSEIARGGFSRDFAQVSWERVQGTYGKYYGGTAYMLMYRRSSKEEGRQPEFSG, encoded by the exons ATGTTATCCAGGTTTTATTCTTATATTACAGCAAGGGACCTTCAAAACG AAATGAGAGGCCTCAGCAACTACCTGCTGTCCTGCTGTGTGAACACTCTGCTGCAGACCCTCTCTGCGACCTGGGAGCTGTCAGGTCTGCTGGAAAG GTGGGATTCAGCTGGTGTGAGAGCAGACAGTCATAACGTCCCCCTGGAGTTGAAGAAAGTCCTCTCAGCCATGAAGAGCGACCATCGGCACAACACTCCACATCGGGACTTCCTCAACTGTCTGGACAGAAACAATTTTCGAC TTTGTGTGCAGCACGACGCCGACGAAgtcttcctctccatcctgaacttcatgcagcagcagatggacGACAAAGCACTG GCTCTGGAAATCCAGAAGCTGTACAAGGTTTCTGTGGAAACTCGGCTGCAGTGTTTGGAGTGCAGCTGCATCCAGACTCAGACCAGCTTCCAGCTCAGCCTGCATCTGCACGTGAAGGAGGATCACAACTCTCTG GAAGGTTGCATATCCTCCTTCTTAGAGGATCAGGAGTTAAGGGGCAGAGATTGCTGCTTTTGTGCACAATGTGAAAGAAAGACTCCGTCCAAACGG GATGTCAAGCTGCTCTCTTTGCCTCGTATCTTGTGCATGCACCTGAAGCGGTACCGGAGCAGCCGTGGTGGCATCAGAAAACTGGATTGCAGGGTGACCTTTCCAGAGACCTTTGACTTCTCTGAGATCGCTAGAGGTGGATTCTCCAGAGACTTTGCCCAG GTTTCCTGGGAACGTGTGCAGGGAACATATGGAAAATATTATGG CGGCACAGCGTACATGTTAATGTACAGAAGAAGTTCCAAAGAGGAGGGACGACAACCTGAATTCTCCGGATAG